A part of Vanessa tameamea isolate UH-Manoa-2023 chromosome 20, ilVanTame1 primary haplotype, whole genome shotgun sequence genomic DNA contains:
- the LOC113401587 gene encoding fibroblast growth factor receptor homolog 1 isoform X1, with product MTRAAIAFWREMPIAVTFVIVALACVVSARDIVLDDTYTVIEASTNERLRLICGLKPRNQIPTVRWFLDGKPVDGQSRQRMMQQKQWLRIKSFRAKDAGVYTCQNEDDRSKEMSVTIKHKPDLGPDNIEEYQSDVDVLRPMPEILAQHSAPLVDNNTIDDNTTDQRHKEYDNTKDDDLDDKNEKEHLNYGHVDDTKSKYAPKFKHPSKMFHMEMKPAGSSIRFKCAAEGNPMPNITWYKNSGTPISRSYFKPSYGKWSMALDELTKADNGNYTCKVCSELGCIQHTYTLHIQERLYAKPVLTQAAVNQTKLVGETARFSCEFLTDLHPSLYWMYFTKHEYIYNETTTDASTKESVVYKDVTKIVTSENPEDKPEQLTIYNVTKEDEGWYVCVALNTLGNTTAKGYLTVLDSLPITEALDHGKHTVLINVLTAVLGAMFFVAAIIVVMIFKKLRQEKEKKQLAIETARAVIVTHWTKKVTVEKPQMNGTPNAAGEGLLMPVVKIEKQKLSQVQSNTCDSMMMSEYELPVDIDWEVPRESLCIGKILGEGEFGKVVKAECVGILKPGLQSVVAVKMLKEGHTDAEMMALVSEMEMMKMIGKHVNIINLLGCCTQDGPLYVIVEYAPNGNLREFLRNHRPGNRYESPTEDMKEKKTLTQKDLVSFSYQVARGMEYLASRRCIHRDLAARNVLVSDDCVLKIADFGLAKDVHSNDYYRKKTEGRLPVRWMAPESLYHKVFTTQTDVWSFGVLLWEIMTLGGTPYPTVPGQYMYQHLSAGHRMEKPPCCSLEIYMLMRECWSFSPGDRPSFTELVEDLDKILTVTANQEYLDLGLPQLDTPPSSYDGSGDESDSEFPFIK from the exons ACGATACATACACAGTAATAGAAGCATCGACGAATGAAAGACTGCGTCTTATTTGCGGACTGAAGCCGAGGAATCAGATACCGACGGTGCGATGGTTTTTGGATGGGAAACCCGTGGACGGACAGTCGAGACAGCGAATGATGCAACAGAAACAATG GCTAAGAATAAAGTCATTCCGGGCGAAAGACGCTGGAGTGTATACGTGCCAAAATGAAGATGACAGAAGCAAGGAAATGAGTGTCACAATTAAACATAAGCCAGATCTCGGCCCCGACAACATTGAGG AATATCAATCAGATGTGGACGTTCTAAGACCGATGCCTGAAATACTAGCACAACATTCAGCTCCTCTAGTTGATAATAATACAATCGACGATAACACAACAGATCAAAGACATAAGGAATACGATAACACAAAAGACGACGATCTCGACGATAAGAATGAAAAGGAGCACCTAAATTACGGACACGTTGATGACACTAAATCGAAATATGCACCAAAGTTTAAGCATCCATCGAAAATGTTTCATATGGAAATGAAACCAGCGGGAAGTTCGATTCGTTTTAAATGCGCTGCTGAAG GTAACCCAATGCCCAATATCACGTGGTACAAAAACAGCGGAACTCCTATATCAAGAAGTTATTTTAAACCATCTTATGGTAAATGGTCAATGGCACTCGATGAACTCACGAAAGCAGATAATGGAAACTACACTTGCAAAGTTTGCAGCGAATTGGGGTGTATCCAACACACCTACACACTACACATTCAAg AGCGTCTATACGCGAAGCCTGTGCTAACACAAGCGGCCGTCAATCAGACCAAGCTGGTCGGTGAAACGGCTAGATTCAGCTGCGAATTCCTAACAGACCTTCATCCGTCCCTTTACTGGATGTATTTCACGAAACACGAGTACATCTATAATGAGACAACCACAGACGCTTCGACCAAAGAGTCCGTTGTATACAAAGATGTAACAAAGATAGTTACG agcGAAAATCCGGAAGATAAACCAGAACAGCTGACTATATACAATGTGACTAAAGAAGATGAGGGCTGGTATGTTTGTGTTGCTCTCAATACACTTGGAAACACCACAGCTAAAGGATACTTAACTGTTTTAGACT ctttacCGATAACAGAAGCACTGGACCATGGAAAACATACGGTGCTTATTAATGTTCTGACCGCGGTGCTGGGAGCGATGTTCTTTGTTGCTGCTATTATCGTGGTGATGATATTCAAGAAATTGAGACAAGAGAAGGAGAAGAAACAATTAGCGATAGAAACTGCAAGAGCTGTTATAGTGACGCATTGGACGAAGAAGGTAACGGTGGAGAAGCCGCAAATGAATGGCACACCGAATGCTGCTGGAGAAGGATTG TTAATGCCAGTGGTAAAGATTGAAAAACAGAAGCTATCTCAAGTCCAAAGCAATACATGTGATTCAATGATGATGTCAGAGTACGAGTTGCCAGTCGATATAGATTGGGAGGTACCCAGAGAGTCCCTCTGCATTGGAAAGATATTAGGAGAAGGAGAGTTTGGAAAGGTTGTGAAGGCGGAGTGTGTAGGGATACTAAAGCCAGGATTACAGTCTGTCGTGGCCGTCAAAATGTTGAAAG AGGGCCATACAGACGCAGAAATGATGGCATTAGTGTCAGAAATGGAGATGATGAAGATGATAGGAAAACACGTGAATATCATCAATTTACTAGGATGCTGCACACAAGACGGACCTCTATACGTCATAGTGGAATATGCACCTAATGGCAATCTGAGAGAGTTTCTCAGAAACCATCGACCTGGAAACAG ATATGAATCTCCTACTGAAGATATGaaagaaaagaaaacattgACACAAAAAGATCTTGTATCTTTCTCATACCAAGTAGCGAGGGGAATGGAGTACTTGGCGTCCAGACGG TGCATACATCGTGACTTAGCAGCTCGTAACGTGCTGGTATCAGACGATTGTGTACTGAAAATCGCAGATTTCGGTCTCGCAAAGGACGTTCATAGCAACGATTACTACCGCAAGAAGACAGAAGGCAGGCTGCCTGTTCGGTGGATGGCACCTGAGTCCTTGTACCACAAAGTCTTCACAACTCAGACTGACGT CTGGTCGTTTGGTGTGTTGCTGTGGGAGATCATGACCCTGGGCGGAACTCCGTACCCAACGGTCCCAGGACAGTACATGTACCAGCACCTCAGCGCTGGTCATCGGATGGAGAAACCGCCGTGTTGTAGTCTTGAAAT ATACATGTTAATGCGAGAGTGCTGGTCTTTCTCTCCTGGCGACCGACCATCGTTCACCGAATTGGTCGAGGATTTGGACAAAATATTAACGGTAACCGCCAACCAGGAATATCTGGACTTGGGTCTACCACAGCTCGACACACCACCATCTAGCTACGACGGCTCTGGTGATGAAAGTGATAGTGAATTTCCattcatcaaataa
- the LOC113401587 gene encoding fibroblast growth factor receptor homolog 1 isoform X2: MTRAAIAFWREMPIAVTFVIVALACVVSARDIVLDDTYTVIEASTNERLRLICGLKPRNQIPTVRWFLDGKPVDGQSRQRMMQQKQWLRIKSFRAKDAGVYTCQNEDDRSKEMSVTIKHKPDLGPDNIEEYQSDVDVLRPMPEILAQHSAPLVDNNTIDDNTTDQRHKEYDNTKDDDLDDKNEKEHLNYGHVDDTKSKYAPKFKHPSKMFHMEMKPAGSSIRFKCAAEGNPMPNITWYKNSGTPISRSYFKPSYGKWSMALDELTKADNGNYTCKVCSELGCIQHTYTLHIQERYPSKPYIKEGHPGNITVLVNETVQLTCPPVSDLEPFLYWIRPTNYSVKDSEVGPSDAPAPVGDLVESENPEDKPEQLTIYNVTKEDEGWYVCVALNTLGNTTAKGYLTVLDSLPITEALDHGKHTVLINVLTAVLGAMFFVAAIIVVMIFKKLRQEKEKKQLAIETARAVIVTHWTKKVTVEKPQMNGTPNAAGEGLLMPVVKIEKQKLSQVQSNTCDSMMMSEYELPVDIDWEVPRESLCIGKILGEGEFGKVVKAECVGILKPGLQSVVAVKMLKEGHTDAEMMALVSEMEMMKMIGKHVNIINLLGCCTQDGPLYVIVEYAPNGNLREFLRNHRPGNRYESPTEDMKEKKTLTQKDLVSFSYQVARGMEYLASRRCIHRDLAARNVLVSDDCVLKIADFGLAKDVHSNDYYRKKTEGRLPVRWMAPESLYHKVFTTQTDVWSFGVLLWEIMTLGGTPYPTVPGQYMYQHLSAGHRMEKPPCCSLEIYMLMRECWSFSPGDRPSFTELVEDLDKILTVTANQEYLDLGLPQLDTPPSSYDGSGDESDSEFPFIK; the protein is encoded by the exons ACGATACATACACAGTAATAGAAGCATCGACGAATGAAAGACTGCGTCTTATTTGCGGACTGAAGCCGAGGAATCAGATACCGACGGTGCGATGGTTTTTGGATGGGAAACCCGTGGACGGACAGTCGAGACAGCGAATGATGCAACAGAAACAATG GCTAAGAATAAAGTCATTCCGGGCGAAAGACGCTGGAGTGTATACGTGCCAAAATGAAGATGACAGAAGCAAGGAAATGAGTGTCACAATTAAACATAAGCCAGATCTCGGCCCCGACAACATTGAGG AATATCAATCAGATGTGGACGTTCTAAGACCGATGCCTGAAATACTAGCACAACATTCAGCTCCTCTAGTTGATAATAATACAATCGACGATAACACAACAGATCAAAGACATAAGGAATACGATAACACAAAAGACGACGATCTCGACGATAAGAATGAAAAGGAGCACCTAAATTACGGACACGTTGATGACACTAAATCGAAATATGCACCAAAGTTTAAGCATCCATCGAAAATGTTTCATATGGAAATGAAACCAGCGGGAAGTTCGATTCGTTTTAAATGCGCTGCTGAAG GTAACCCAATGCCCAATATCACGTGGTACAAAAACAGCGGAACTCCTATATCAAGAAGTTATTTTAAACCATCTTATGGTAAATGGTCAATGGCACTCGATGAACTCACGAAAGCAGATAATGGAAACTACACTTGCAAAGTTTGCAGCGAATTGGGGTGTATCCAACACACCTACACACTACACATTCAAg aACGTTATCCATCGAAGCCGTATATAAAAGAGGGTCATCCTGGGAACATCACGGTGCTCGTGAACGAGACTGTGCAGTTAACCTGCCCACCAGTTTCCGATTTAGAACCTTTCCTTTACTGGATCAGACCAACAAATTATTCCGTGAAAGATTCTGAAGTCGGACCAAGTGACGCACCAGCTCCCGTCGGAGATCTTGTTGAG agcGAAAATCCGGAAGATAAACCAGAACAGCTGACTATATACAATGTGACTAAAGAAGATGAGGGCTGGTATGTTTGTGTTGCTCTCAATACACTTGGAAACACCACAGCTAAAGGATACTTAACTGTTTTAGACT ctttacCGATAACAGAAGCACTGGACCATGGAAAACATACGGTGCTTATTAATGTTCTGACCGCGGTGCTGGGAGCGATGTTCTTTGTTGCTGCTATTATCGTGGTGATGATATTCAAGAAATTGAGACAAGAGAAGGAGAAGAAACAATTAGCGATAGAAACTGCAAGAGCTGTTATAGTGACGCATTGGACGAAGAAGGTAACGGTGGAGAAGCCGCAAATGAATGGCACACCGAATGCTGCTGGAGAAGGATTG TTAATGCCAGTGGTAAAGATTGAAAAACAGAAGCTATCTCAAGTCCAAAGCAATACATGTGATTCAATGATGATGTCAGAGTACGAGTTGCCAGTCGATATAGATTGGGAGGTACCCAGAGAGTCCCTCTGCATTGGAAAGATATTAGGAGAAGGAGAGTTTGGAAAGGTTGTGAAGGCGGAGTGTGTAGGGATACTAAAGCCAGGATTACAGTCTGTCGTGGCCGTCAAAATGTTGAAAG AGGGCCATACAGACGCAGAAATGATGGCATTAGTGTCAGAAATGGAGATGATGAAGATGATAGGAAAACACGTGAATATCATCAATTTACTAGGATGCTGCACACAAGACGGACCTCTATACGTCATAGTGGAATATGCACCTAATGGCAATCTGAGAGAGTTTCTCAGAAACCATCGACCTGGAAACAG ATATGAATCTCCTACTGAAGATATGaaagaaaagaaaacattgACACAAAAAGATCTTGTATCTTTCTCATACCAAGTAGCGAGGGGAATGGAGTACTTGGCGTCCAGACGG TGCATACATCGTGACTTAGCAGCTCGTAACGTGCTGGTATCAGACGATTGTGTACTGAAAATCGCAGATTTCGGTCTCGCAAAGGACGTTCATAGCAACGATTACTACCGCAAGAAGACAGAAGGCAGGCTGCCTGTTCGGTGGATGGCACCTGAGTCCTTGTACCACAAAGTCTTCACAACTCAGACTGACGT CTGGTCGTTTGGTGTGTTGCTGTGGGAGATCATGACCCTGGGCGGAACTCCGTACCCAACGGTCCCAGGACAGTACATGTACCAGCACCTCAGCGCTGGTCATCGGATGGAGAAACCGCCGTGTTGTAGTCTTGAAAT ATACATGTTAATGCGAGAGTGCTGGTCTTTCTCTCCTGGCGACCGACCATCGTTCACCGAATTGGTCGAGGATTTGGACAAAATATTAACGGTAACCGCCAACCAGGAATATCTGGACTTGGGTCTACCACAGCTCGACACACCACCATCTAGCTACGACGGCTCTGGTGATGAAAGTGATAGTGAATTTCCattcatcaaataa